One Nocardioides oleivorans DNA segment encodes these proteins:
- a CDS encoding response regulator transcription factor, with translation MARILVAEDDPKQAELVRRYAVAEGHHVTVVGDGREAVDAARRSTPDLMVLDVMMPGMDGLDVCRILRADEATEAVPILMLTARATEDDLLHGLDLGADDYLTKPYSPRELMARVRSLLRRRRIDAAEAGRSAVTLGPLTVAPTTHEVRWHGAVVTCTPGELLLLEALAAEPGRVFSRAQLLTRLHGRGDAAHVTPRTVDVHVANLRKKLDPALIRTVHGVGYAAVAPADA, from the coding sequence GTGGCACGGATCCTGGTCGCCGAGGACGACCCCAAGCAGGCGGAGCTCGTCCGGCGCTACGCGGTCGCCGAGGGCCACCACGTGACGGTCGTCGGTGACGGACGCGAGGCCGTGGACGCGGCGCGGCGGTCCACCCCCGACCTGATGGTGCTCGACGTGATGATGCCCGGCATGGACGGCCTCGACGTCTGCCGCATCCTGCGCGCCGACGAGGCGACCGAGGCCGTGCCGATCCTCATGCTCACCGCACGCGCCACCGAGGACGACCTGCTCCACGGCCTCGACCTCGGCGCCGACGACTACCTGACCAAGCCCTACAGCCCCCGCGAGCTGATGGCTCGCGTCCGCTCGCTGCTGCGCCGCCGTCGCATCGACGCCGCCGAGGCGGGACGCTCCGCGGTGACCCTCGGACCGCTGACCGTGGCGCCCACCACCCACGAGGTGCGCTGGCACGGCGCGGTCGTCACCTGCACGCCCGGCGAGCTCCTGCTGCTCGAGGCGCTCGCCGCCGAGCCGGGCCGGGTCTTCTCCCGCGCCCAGCTCCTCACCCGCCTGCACGGTCGCGGCGACGCCGCCCACGTCACGCCCCGCACCGTCGACGTCCACGTCGCCAACCTCCGCAAGAAGCTCGACCCCGCCCTGATCCGCACCGTCCACGGCGTGGGGTACGCCGCCGTGGCCCCGGCCGACGCGTGA
- a CDS encoding aminotransferase class III-fold pyridoxal phosphate-dependent enzyme, which yields MIDDVMAEPAPALSASRVTALMSDLWGVPVPSVHPLSSERDLNVLVGGAPDGHVLKVSNPAEDRALVEMEVAAMAHVAAVDPTLPIPRGTRLLAGGDVAVVTDDLGRDCLARLITTVPGDGLEGQVVTEDLAEQAGAIAARVAQALGGFFHPAAGARDLDWDVRRLPAVAASLPAGDPLLSVVDRVSPALERCAALPGGIHHADVTLTNLLVTDGVVTGVIDFGDMHHTADVADLAVTLTSVLRNTSETQVCSLWELAGATLRGYQRLRPLAPEEVEVLGELVLSRLALSAIISGRRAAAHPDNTAYITQYDDADTRVLTSLSDLSPAELAARLHRLAGTAPVTWSSVGERRDAAMGGPVAPLFYDEPLEVVSGSGAWLTTSDGRRYLDAYNNVAVVGHADPTVANRVSRQLRTINTHSRYLHPEAVELAERLVATMPPGLDTVLFTTSGTEANEVAWRLATELTGGSGALIVDHGYHGSTKWMADLSSNEWPPGHQPSAVGRFHAPHGGADPTASVAAAAAGLEERGHRPALLLADSGFTSEGVHDAPASYFSGLRDAAHAAGALYLADEVQVGYGRTGPLMWRFLQSGVVPDLVTIGKPMGAGYPMGAVITRREHVDHFAQHYEYFSTFAATPAAAAAGNAVLDVLEDRGLPARALVTGDHLVARLRCLAATTEVLGEVRGTGLVVGVDVASRPVARALLQALVREGALAGLTGAGGDVLKVRPPLVWDESHVDHFIACLTRALGQVAAG from the coding sequence GTGATCGACGACGTCATGGCCGAGCCCGCGCCGGCGCTGTCCGCCTCGCGGGTGACGGCGCTGATGAGCGACCTCTGGGGCGTGCCCGTCCCGTCTGTCCACCCGCTCTCCAGCGAGCGCGACCTCAACGTCCTCGTCGGAGGTGCTCCCGACGGCCACGTCCTCAAGGTCTCCAACCCCGCCGAGGACCGGGCGCTCGTCGAGATGGAGGTCGCCGCGATGGCGCACGTCGCCGCCGTCGACCCGACCCTGCCGATCCCTCGTGGCACTCGTCTGCTGGCGGGTGGCGACGTCGCCGTCGTCACCGACGACCTCGGCCGCGACTGCCTGGCGCGGCTCATCACGACCGTGCCGGGCGACGGGCTCGAGGGGCAGGTCGTCACCGAGGACCTCGCCGAGCAGGCCGGCGCGATCGCGGCCCGCGTCGCGCAGGCGCTGGGCGGCTTCTTCCACCCGGCGGCGGGTGCCCGCGACCTCGACTGGGACGTACGCCGCCTCCCGGCCGTCGCCGCGTCCCTACCCGCCGGCGACCCGCTGCTGTCCGTGGTGGACCGGGTGTCGCCCGCGCTGGAGCGGTGCGCCGCCCTGCCCGGCGGCATCCACCACGCCGACGTGACGCTGACCAACCTGCTCGTCACCGACGGCGTGGTCACGGGCGTCATCGACTTCGGCGACATGCACCACACGGCCGACGTCGCCGACCTCGCCGTCACGCTGACCTCGGTGCTGCGCAACACGAGCGAGACCCAGGTCTGCTCGCTGTGGGAGCTGGCCGGCGCGACCCTCCGTGGCTACCAGCGGCTGCGTCCCCTCGCGCCCGAGGAGGTCGAGGTGCTCGGCGAGCTGGTGCTGTCGCGGCTCGCGCTGAGCGCGATCATCTCGGGCCGGCGCGCGGCCGCCCACCCCGACAACACGGCCTACATCACGCAGTACGACGACGCCGACACCCGCGTGCTGACCTCGCTGTCGGACCTGTCGCCCGCCGAGCTGGCCGCACGCCTCCACCGGCTGGCCGGGACCGCTCCCGTCACCTGGTCGTCGGTCGGCGAGCGCCGCGACGCCGCGATGGGCGGGCCGGTCGCGCCGCTGTTCTACGACGAGCCGCTGGAGGTCGTGAGCGGCTCGGGTGCCTGGCTGACCACCTCCGACGGCCGGCGCTACCTCGATGCGTACAACAACGTCGCCGTCGTCGGCCACGCCGACCCGACCGTGGCGAACCGCGTCTCGCGGCAGCTGCGCACCATCAACACGCACTCGCGCTACCTCCACCCCGAGGCCGTCGAGCTCGCCGAGCGGCTGGTCGCCACGATGCCGCCGGGTCTCGACACCGTGCTCTTCACGACCTCCGGCACCGAGGCCAACGAGGTCGCGTGGCGACTGGCCACCGAGCTCACCGGCGGGTCGGGCGCACTGATCGTCGACCACGGCTACCACGGGAGCACGAAGTGGATGGCCGACCTGAGCTCCAACGAGTGGCCGCCCGGGCACCAGCCGAGCGCCGTCGGGCGCTTCCATGCACCGCACGGCGGCGCGGACCCGACGGCCTCCGTCGCGGCGGCCGCTGCGGGTCTCGAGGAGCGGGGCCATCGGCCGGCGCTGCTGCTCGCCGACTCCGGCTTCACCAGCGAGGGCGTCCACGACGCGCCGGCGTCGTACTTCTCGGGGCTGCGCGACGCCGCACACGCCGCCGGTGCGCTCTACCTGGCCGACGAGGTGCAGGTCGGCTACGGCCGCACGGGTCCGCTGATGTGGCGCTTCCTGCAGTCCGGCGTCGTGCCCGACCTCGTGACGATCGGCAAGCCGATGGGCGCGGGCTACCCGATGGGCGCGGTCATCACGCGCCGGGAGCACGTCGACCACTTCGCGCAGCACTACGAGTACTTCTCGACCTTCGCCGCAACCCCTGCCGCCGCGGCCGCGGGCAACGCGGTGCTCGACGTCCTCGAGGACCGGGGCCTGCCGGCCCGTGCCCTGGTCACCGGCGACCACCTGGTCGCTCGGCTGCGATGCCTCGCGGCGACGACCGAGGTCCTCGGCGAGGTGCGGGGGACCGGCCTCGTCGTCGGCGTCGACGTGGCCTCCCGCCCGGTCGCGAGGGCGTTGCTCCAGGCCCTCGTCCGCGAAGGAGCACTTGCCGGCCTCACCGGCGCGGGCGGCGATGTCCTCAAGGTCCGCCCGCCACTGGTGTGGGACGAGTCCCACGTGGACCACTTCATCGCCTGCCTGACGCGCGCGCTGGGCCAGGTCGCCGCTGGTTGA
- a CDS encoding response regulator transcription factor encodes MHVLMVEDDVELASSLSHLFRAGGFEAAVVTNGQEAIAHVESTEVDLLILDLMLPDMDGVDVCRALRTLGFTGGIVIMSARNDELDVVAGLDAGADDYLIKPCSIAELQSRVRSVLRRIHRHYDATAQGLAEHEQLEVVDHHIVFGGEEIATHGREFDVLALLIAQRGRVVLRETLMDKVWGADWEGSPMVLSAAVGRIRTRLEAVEATEQVENVRGVGFRLSPAV; translated from the coding sequence GTGCATGTGTTGATGGTCGAGGACGACGTGGAGCTCGCTTCGTCGTTGTCGCACCTGTTCCGTGCCGGAGGGTTCGAGGCCGCGGTCGTCACCAACGGCCAGGAAGCCATCGCGCACGTCGAGTCCACCGAGGTCGACCTGCTGATCCTCGACCTGATGCTGCCCGACATGGACGGCGTCGACGTGTGCCGTGCGCTGCGCACCCTCGGGTTCACCGGCGGCATCGTCATCATGTCGGCGCGCAACGACGAGCTCGACGTCGTCGCGGGCCTCGATGCGGGTGCCGACGACTACCTCATCAAGCCGTGCTCGATCGCCGAGCTCCAGTCGCGCGTGCGGTCGGTGCTGCGCCGGATCCACCGCCACTACGACGCCACGGCCCAGGGCCTGGCCGAGCACGAGCAGCTCGAGGTCGTCGACCACCACATCGTGTTCGGCGGGGAGGAGATCGCCACCCACGGCCGTGAGTTCGACGTGCTCGCCCTCCTGATCGCCCAGCGCGGACGCGTCGTGCTTCGCGAGACCCTGATGGACAAGGTGTGGGGCGCCGACTGGGAAGGCTCGCCGATGGTGCTCTCCGCCGCGGTCGGCCGGATCCGCACCCGGCTCGAGGCCGTCGAGGCCACCGAGCAGGTCGAGAACGTCCGCGGCGTCGGCTTCCGTCTCTCCCCGGCGGTGTAG
- the ilvA gene encoding threonine ammonia-lyase IlvA: MDQPAQVTARDIDEAAARLAGVVESTPLHRSPRLSSLTGLDVWLKREDLQEVRSYKGRGAYNLIVQLSDAERAAGVTCASAGNHAQGVAYACSRTGVHARIHLPRTTPRQKRERIAALGGSYVDVVVDGDTYDDAAALSRVHAETSGAIPVPAFDDPRTVAGQGTIAAEVLAQLATQVGAQPDAIVVPVGGGGLLAGVLTHVAEHAPTTRVIGVEPQGAASMTAAVEAGEPVDLTDVDPFVDGAAVRRVGAVPFDVVRRHGPDLRVVPEGLVCVEMLALYQCDGIIAEPAGALAPAALRLLDLGLAPGSTVVCVLSGGNNDVSRYAEVVERALVQEGLKHYFLVDFPQEPGALRRFLDEVLGPDDDITLFEYVKRSNRETGPALVGVELQRRDDYEPLMRRMADSALRVELVEPSSPLFRFVQ, from the coding sequence GTGGATCAGCCAGCCCAGGTCACTGCACGCGACATCGACGAGGCTGCCGCCCGGCTGGCCGGCGTCGTCGAGAGCACGCCCCTCCACCGCTCGCCGCGGCTGTCTTCGCTGACCGGCCTCGACGTCTGGCTCAAGCGCGAGGACCTGCAGGAGGTGCGGTCCTACAAGGGCCGCGGCGCCTACAACCTGATCGTGCAGCTCAGCGACGCCGAGCGCGCCGCCGGAGTCACCTGCGCGAGCGCGGGCAACCACGCGCAGGGTGTGGCGTACGCCTGCTCCCGCACCGGCGTCCACGCCCGCATCCACCTGCCCCGCACGACCCCGCGGCAGAAGCGCGAGCGCATCGCCGCCCTCGGTGGGTCCTACGTCGACGTCGTGGTCGACGGCGACACGTACGACGACGCTGCCGCCCTGTCGCGCGTGCACGCCGAGACGTCCGGAGCGATCCCGGTGCCGGCCTTCGACGACCCGCGCACCGTGGCCGGGCAGGGCACCATCGCGGCCGAGGTGCTCGCCCAGCTGGCCACCCAGGTCGGCGCGCAGCCGGACGCGATCGTCGTACCCGTGGGCGGCGGCGGTCTCCTCGCCGGCGTGCTGACCCACGTCGCCGAGCACGCGCCGACGACCCGCGTCATCGGCGTCGAGCCGCAGGGCGCGGCCTCGATGACCGCCGCGGTCGAGGCCGGCGAGCCGGTCGACCTCACCGACGTGGACCCCTTCGTCGACGGTGCCGCGGTGCGGAGGGTGGGCGCGGTCCCCTTCGACGTCGTACGACGCCACGGTCCCGACCTGCGCGTCGTGCCCGAGGGCCTGGTCTGCGTGGAGATGCTCGCGCTCTACCAGTGCGACGGGATCATCGCCGAGCCCGCAGGCGCGCTGGCCCCGGCCGCGCTCCGCCTCCTCGACCTCGGGCTGGCTCCCGGCTCGACGGTCGTGTGCGTGCTGTCCGGTGGCAACAACGACGTCAGCCGCTATGCCGAGGTCGTCGAGCGCGCGCTGGTGCAGGAGGGGCTCAAGCACTACTTCCTCGTCGACTTCCCGCAGGAGCCGGGCGCGCTGCGGCGCTTCCTCGACGAGGTGCTCGGGCCCGACGACGACATCACGCTGTTCGAGTACGTCAAGCGATCCAACCGCGAGACCGGCCCGGCACTGGTCGGCGTCGAGCTCCAGCGACGCGACGACTACGAGCCGCTGATGAGGCGGATGGCCGACTCCGCGCTGCGCGTGGAGCTGGTCGAGCCGTCGAGCCCGCTCTTCCGCTTCGTGCAGTAG
- a CDS encoding helix-turn-helix domain-containing protein yields the protein MVAQSDSRRRQQELYGAAIGDVLERVTSTLGLSQAAVARTIGVSAPMLSQLASGRRTTIGNPLAVQRLRALVELSDEVVAGLAHSQVAVRLEEIGRQDSTTLTGPSARPTGDPSTAQLLRAVASGQDLLRAAETLAAEHPALAELIRVHGTGSPDEVRRHLDGLLR from the coding sequence ATGGTTGCGCAGTCGGACAGTCGCCGGCGCCAGCAGGAGCTCTACGGCGCGGCCATCGGCGACGTCCTCGAGCGCGTCACCTCGACCCTCGGCCTCAGCCAGGCGGCCGTCGCGCGCACCATCGGGGTGTCCGCCCCGATGCTCTCGCAGCTCGCCAGTGGCCGGCGTACGACGATCGGGAACCCGCTCGCGGTGCAGCGGCTCCGCGCGCTGGTCGAGCTGTCCGACGAGGTGGTGGCGGGCCTGGCGCACAGCCAGGTCGCGGTGCGCCTCGAGGAGATCGGCCGGCAGGACTCGACGACCCTGACCGGGCCGTCGGCGCGACCCACGGGCGACCCGTCGACGGCCCAGCTGCTGCGGGCCGTCGCGTCGGGGCAGGACCTGCTGCGCGCGGCCGAGACCCTCGCCGCGGAGCACCCCGCCCTGGCCGAGCTGATCCGGGTGCACGGCACGGGCTCGCCGGACGAGGTGCGCCGGCACCTCGACGGGTTGCTGCGGTAG
- a CDS encoding vWA domain-containing protein gives MQHDHRTTPPGATFVATRAALAAVALSLAVVAAAPAHAGSQDGTTSTESGAETGAGTDTDYARMVLVLDSSGSMAEPAGSGGTKIEAAKRALGTVVDGLPDDAYVGLRVYGAKVFSRDQQGACTDSQLVVDPATDNRDELRSALQQYEPYGETPIGYALRQAARDIGGESTRSIVLVSDGIATCEPDPCVVAGELAQQGIDLQIDVVGLSVDAKARAQLRCVAAKGNGTYYDADDADDIVESLQTATDRALRPFALEGTPLAGGDSASPTPVEVGLWSDSVGTTSRTSERWFSYTRTMPGSTVRVGIASLGGDPEEWDTVQLATSTPLGGTCGTDSGFKNIISSELLGAEVAVGAPQGSDDCATSDEILISVSRSLGNLGRGKAPYSLQVAEEPPVDGTALPEADDWNGLVLDPPDVPGKPGRVDGGDSFATAPVLTDGAYRGTIVPGETQAFRVELAYGQTLSARVLVPPAGPALRDEVGFQGPFGSLNVYSPMRGQVTMSGDGIKTTGFAAGSSSDVLGVQTPQVRYNNRDSSASVGSSLPGYYYLVYAADADSSGRSYEMPFRLEMQVRGEESGAPEYADGQALLTGSDGPLGEPVATTEATADPSEPEGTAGSEEPDGVQSSAADDPGGVSTGTLLAAGGLCAVALGCVGVALALLRGRRRA, from the coding sequence ATGCAGCACGATCACCGGACCACCCCGCCCGGGGCCACGTTCGTCGCGACCCGGGCCGCACTGGCCGCCGTCGCGCTGTCGCTCGCGGTCGTCGCGGCGGCCCCGGCGCACGCCGGGAGCCAGGACGGGACGACGAGCACGGAGTCTGGGGCCGAGACAGGGGCGGGGACGGACACCGACTACGCCCGGATGGTCCTGGTCCTCGACTCCTCGGGCTCGATGGCCGAGCCCGCCGGCTCGGGCGGCACGAAGATCGAGGCCGCGAAGCGGGCCCTCGGGACCGTCGTCGACGGGCTGCCCGACGACGCCTACGTCGGGTTGCGGGTCTACGGGGCGAAGGTGTTCTCGCGTGACCAGCAGGGCGCGTGCACCGACTCCCAGCTGGTCGTGGACCCCGCCACCGACAACCGGGACGAGCTCCGCTCGGCGCTCCAGCAGTACGAGCCCTACGGCGAGACGCCCATCGGCTACGCCCTGCGGCAGGCGGCCCGTGACATCGGCGGAGAGTCGACGCGGTCGATCGTGCTGGTCTCCGACGGGATCGCCACCTGCGAGCCCGATCCCTGCGTCGTGGCCGGCGAGCTGGCCCAGCAGGGGATCGACCTCCAGATCGACGTCGTGGGGCTCAGCGTCGACGCGAAGGCCCGCGCCCAGCTGCGCTGCGTGGCCGCGAAGGGCAACGGCACCTACTACGACGCGGACGACGCGGACGACATCGTGGAGAGCCTCCAGACCGCGACCGACCGGGCCCTCCGGCCATTCGCCCTCGAGGGCACCCCGCTCGCCGGAGGCGACTCGGCCAGCCCGACCCCGGTGGAGGTCGGGCTCTGGAGCGACTCCGTCGGCACCACGTCGAGGACCTCCGAGCGATGGTTCTCCTACACCCGCACGATGCCCGGCTCGACGGTGCGCGTCGGGATCGCCAGCCTCGGCGGAGACCCGGAGGAGTGGGACACCGTCCAGCTGGCGACCAGCACGCCGCTGGGCGGCACCTGCGGCACCGACAGCGGGTTCAAGAACATCATCTCCTCCGAGCTCCTCGGCGCCGAGGTCGCGGTCGGCGCACCCCAAGGCAGCGACGACTGCGCGACCTCCGACGAGATCCTCATCTCGGTCTCCCGCTCGCTCGGGAACCTCGGCCGCGGCAAGGCGCCCTACAGCCTCCAGGTCGCCGAGGAGCCTCCCGTCGACGGCACCGCGCTCCCGGAGGCCGACGACTGGAACGGCCTGGTGCTCGACCCGCCGGACGTCCCCGGCAAGCCGGGCCGCGTCGACGGCGGCGACTCCTTCGCCACCGCGCCGGTGCTCACCGACGGTGCCTACCGCGGCACCATCGTCCCGGGCGAGACGCAGGCGTTCCGGGTCGAGCTGGCCTACGGCCAGACGCTGAGCGCACGCGTGCTCGTGCCTCCGGCCGGACCCGCACTGCGCGACGAGGTCGGATTCCAGGGGCCGTTCGGCTCGCTCAACGTCTACAGCCCGATGCGCGGGCAGGTGACCATGAGCGGCGACGGCATCAAGACCACCGGCTTCGCCGCCGGGTCGAGCTCGGACGTGCTCGGTGTCCAGACGCCCCAGGTCCGCTACAACAACCGCGACAGCTCGGCCAGCGTCGGCAGCAGCCTGCCGGGTTACTACTACCTCGTCTACGCCGCCGACGCCGACAGCAGCGGACGGTCCTACGAGATGCCCTTCCGCCTCGAGATGCAGGTGCGCGGCGAGGAGTCCGGGGCGCCGGAGTACGCCGACGGGCAGGCGCTGCTGACCGGCAGCGACGGACCGCTGGGCGAGCCCGTCGCGACGACCGAGGCGACCGCGGACCCGTCGGAACCCGAGGGGACGGCAGGTTCGGAGGAGCCCGACGGGGTCCAGAGCTCGGCTGCCGACGACCCGGGCGGCGTCTCGACCGGCACCTTGCTCGCCGCAGGCGGCCTGTGCGCCGTCGCCCTCGGTTGCGTGGGCGTCGCCCTCGCGCTGCTGAGGGGGCGCCGCCGCGCCTGA
- a CDS encoding serine/threonine-protein kinase has product MGEVFAGRFELLEPIADGGMGSVWVVRDLRDQQTYAGKLLRQSDSASLVRFMREQATRIDHRHVVTPLSWAGEDDRVLFTMPLVRGGSVATLLGDHGALPAMWVRELLVQLLDALDAVHAAGVVHRDVKPANLLLHATGADRPHLLLTDFGISARLDDPRLTHASQVIGSPGYMAPEQLAGADPAVAQDVYGVGMVGLEMLTGVRPPHTRDAVETAVGAQPSLRPLVDLLLDAVQHESTARPASAARLREQLVALDLSATPGPVEPVVVLDQLEELAPPATRVRPRRTRPEEDVVEEDDPAGRTTTTPAQGPSDDRRGLVAVLLLVVAAACLLGAAWLVLA; this is encoded by the coding sequence GTGGGGGAGGTCTTCGCCGGGCGCTTCGAGCTGCTCGAGCCGATCGCGGACGGCGGCATGGGATCGGTGTGGGTCGTGCGCGACCTCCGCGACCAGCAGACCTACGCCGGCAAGCTGCTGCGACAGTCGGACTCGGCGTCACTGGTGCGCTTCATGCGCGAGCAGGCCACCCGCATCGATCACCGCCACGTCGTCACGCCGCTGTCGTGGGCGGGGGAGGACGACCGGGTGCTCTTCACAATGCCCCTCGTCCGCGGCGGTTCGGTCGCCACGCTGCTCGGTGACCACGGGGCCCTTCCCGCGATGTGGGTGCGCGAGCTCCTCGTGCAGCTGCTCGACGCGCTCGACGCGGTCCATGCCGCGGGTGTGGTCCACCGCGACGTGAAGCCCGCCAACCTGCTGCTCCACGCGACCGGGGCCGACCGGCCGCACCTGCTCCTGACCGACTTCGGGATCTCGGCGCGACTCGACGACCCCAGGCTCACCCACGCGAGCCAGGTGATCGGGTCGCCCGGCTACATGGCGCCCGAGCAGCTGGCCGGGGCCGATCCCGCCGTGGCGCAGGACGTCTACGGCGTCGGCATGGTCGGCCTCGAGATGCTCACGGGCGTGCGTCCGCCCCACACCCGGGACGCCGTCGAGACGGCGGTCGGCGCCCAGCCCAGCCTCCGGCCGCTCGTCGACCTGCTGCTCGACGCGGTGCAGCACGAGTCCACCGCCCGGCCTGCGTCGGCTGCGCGACTGCGCGAGCAGCTCGTGGCGCTCGACCTGTCCGCGACCCCCGGCCCCGTCGAGCCCGTGGTCGTCCTCGACCAGCTCGAGGAGCTGGCGCCGCCGGCCACCCGCGTGCGCCCGCGCCGGACCCGTCCCGAGGAGGACGTCGTCGAGGAGGACGACCCCGCCGGCCGTACGACGACCACGCCGGCCCAGGGTCCGAGCGACGACCGTCGGGGCCTGGTCGCCGTGCTCCTCCTGGTCGTCGCGGCCGCGTGCCTGCTCGGCGCCGCCTGGCTGGTGCTGGCCTGA
- a CDS encoding L-serine ammonia-lyase, translated as MTISVFDLFKVGIGPSSSHTVGPMKAAYLFADGLLADGLLDDVAHVRVELFGSLGATGHGHGSVKAVVLGLAGEQPHLVDPVAADPMVAEVRETGELLLAGKHRIAFAADDDVVMHRRKRLEFHTNGMVFLATDADGADVRRREYYSVGGGFVLDEDDVGNPVLVPDATPVPYDFHTADQLLAITRETGLRMSDVMLANELVRRSEDDVRSELLAIWGVMQECVARGAATTGVLPGGLKVRRRAAELKSRLEAEAATGIPDPLGAMEWVTLYALAVNEENAAGGRIVTAPTNGAAGIIPAVLLYYHHYVPGADDDGIVRFLLTAAAIGLLFKENASISGAEVGCQGEVGSACSMAAAGLAEVLGGSPEQVENAAEIGIEHNLGLTCDPIGGLVQIPCIERNAVASIKAITAARMAVRGDGAHFVSLDKAIKTMRDTGRDMKDKYKETARGGLALNVVEC; from the coding sequence ATGACCATCAGCGTGTTCGACCTGTTCAAGGTCGGGATCGGCCCGTCGAGCTCGCACACCGTCGGGCCGATGAAGGCCGCCTACCTCTTCGCCGACGGGCTGCTCGCCGACGGACTGCTCGACGACGTCGCTCACGTGCGGGTGGAGCTGTTCGGCTCGCTGGGCGCCACGGGGCACGGCCACGGCAGCGTCAAGGCGGTCGTGCTCGGCCTGGCGGGTGAGCAGCCGCACCTCGTCGACCCGGTCGCGGCCGACCCGATGGTGGCCGAGGTCCGCGAGACCGGCGAGCTGCTGCTGGCCGGCAAGCACCGGATCGCCTTCGCCGCGGACGACGACGTGGTGATGCACCGCCGCAAGCGGCTCGAGTTCCACACCAACGGCATGGTCTTCCTCGCGACCGACGCCGACGGCGCTGACGTGCGGCGCCGGGAGTACTACTCCGTCGGCGGTGGCTTCGTGCTCGACGAGGACGACGTGGGCAACCCGGTCCTGGTGCCCGACGCGACGCCGGTGCCCTACGACTTCCACACCGCCGACCAGCTGCTCGCGATCACCCGCGAGACCGGGCTGCGGATGAGCGACGTCATGCTCGCCAACGAGCTGGTCCGCCGCAGCGAGGACGACGTACGCAGCGAGCTGCTCGCCATCTGGGGCGTGATGCAGGAGTGCGTCGCCCGCGGCGCCGCGACGACCGGCGTGCTGCCGGGCGGGTTGAAGGTACGACGTCGCGCGGCCGAGCTGAAGTCCCGGCTCGAGGCCGAGGCCGCCACCGGCATCCCCGACCCGCTCGGCGCGATGGAGTGGGTGACGCTCTACGCGCTCGCGGTCAACGAGGAGAACGCCGCCGGCGGCCGGATCGTGACGGCGCCCACCAACGGCGCGGCCGGCATCATCCCGGCCGTGCTGCTCTACTACCACCACTACGTCCCCGGGGCGGACGACGACGGCATCGTCCGGTTCCTGCTGACTGCCGCCGCCATCGGCCTGCTCTTCAAGGAGAACGCGTCGATCTCCGGCGCCGAGGTCGGCTGCCAGGGTGAGGTCGGATCGGCGTGCTCGATGGCCGCCGCCGGCCTGGCCGAGGTCCTGGGCGGCTCGCCCGAGCAGGTCGAGAACGCCGCCGAGATCGGCATCGAGCACAACCTCGGGCTCACCTGCGACCCGATCGGCGGGCTCGTCCAGATCCCCTGCATCGAGCGCAACGCGGTCGCCTCGATCAAGGCGATCACCGCCGCGCGGATGGCCGTGCGTGGCGACGGCGCCCACTTCGTCTCCCTCGACAAGGCGATCAAGACGATGCGCGACACCGGCCGCGACATGAAGGACAAGTACAAGGAGACCGCCCGCGGCGGCCTCGCCCTCAACGTCGTCGAGTGCTGA